The Euphorbia lathyris chromosome 2, ddEupLath1.1, whole genome shotgun sequence genome includes a window with the following:
- the LOC136218864 gene encoding beta-glucuronosyltransferase GlcAT14B-like has protein sequence MGSLNMEKKWVFPLVISSLVCVFLLATSFNMGLISSLHTINQIFNIFPYRNQSMEGYAEMKVSQSTLPPTPAIPRFAYLISGSKGDLDKLWRTLHALYHPSNHYVVHLDLESPAEERMELASRLEKHPLFSSIGNVYMIVKANMVTYRGPTMVANTLHACAILLKKSKEWDWFINLSASDYPLATQDDIIYTFSTLNRNLNFIEHSSQLGWKEDKRAMPLIIDPGLYSAKKTEIYWATPRRALPSAFKLFTGSAWMVLTRSFVEYLIWGWDNLPRVLLMYYTNFVSSPEGYFHTVICNVPEFSQTAINHDLHYIAWDNPPRQHPLTLSINDTQNMIDSGAVFARKFKHNDPVLERIDKELLGRSKDGFTPGGWCADGPTCSAVGNPNNIKPGPGADRIKHLIDRVTMLSQNKENQCT, from the exons ATGGGATCCTTAAACATGGAGAAGAAATGGGTTTTCCCTTTAGTTATAAGCTCTTTAGTATGTGTATTCCTTTTAGCAACTTCATTCAACATGGGTCTAATTTCTTCATTGCATACTATCAATCAAATCTTCAACATTTTCCCCTATCGAAACCAGTCAATGGAAGGTTATGCAGAAATGAAGGTTTCACAATCTACTCTTCCTCCGACTCCTGCAATTCCTCGTTTTGCATACTTGATTTCCGGGTCTAAAGGTGATTTGGACAAGCTTTGGAGAACTCTTCATGCTCTTTACCATccatccaatcattatgttgtTCATTTAGACCTCGAGTCTCCTGCAGAGGAAAGAATGGAGCTTGCTTCCCGTCTCGAAAAGCATCCCCTTTTCTCTTCCATTGGCAATGTTTACATGATTGTTAAAGCTAATATGGTTACCTATAGAGGACCTACTATGGTTGCTAATACACTTCATGCTTGTGCTATTCTTCTCAAGAAGAGTAAAGAGTGGGATTGGTTTATTAATCTAAGTGCTTCTGATTATCCTCTTGCAACTCAAGATG ATATCATTTATACGTTTTCAACACTGAACCGAAACCTCAACTTTATTGAGCACTCAAGTCAGCTTGGTTGGAAGGA GGATAAACGGGCAATGCCTTTGATTATAGACCCTGGTCTTTACTCAGCAAAAAAGACCGAGATCTATTGGGCCACGCCACGCAGAGCATTGCCATCAGCATTCAAATTGTTTACTG GTTCGGCATGGATGGTTCTTACCCGTTCATTTGTAGAGTACTTAATTTGGGGCTGGGATAATCTACCTAGAGTCTTACTCATGTATTACACAAACTTCGTCTCCTCTCCCGAAGGCTATTTTCACACTGTAATCTGCAACGTGCCGGAGTTTTCTCAGACAGCTATCAATCACGATTTGCACTACATTGCTTGGGACAATCCTCCGAGACAGCATCCGCTCACCCTTTCCATTAATGACACACAGAACATGATCGACAGTGGTGCAGTATTTGCTAGGAAATTCAAGCATAACGACCCTGTCTTGGAGAGGATTGATAAGGAGTTGTTAGGGCGGAGTAAAGATGGGTTCACTCCGGGCGGATGGTGCGCAGATGGTCCGACATGCAGTGCAGTTGGGAACCCGAATAACATAAAACCAGGTCCAGGAGCCGACAGAATAAAACATCTGATAGATAGAGTAACTATGTTGTCACAGAATAAAGAGAATCAGTGTACATAG